The genomic window CGAAAATTCTATTCCATGTAAAAACTCCTCTATCACCAAGGTGCTGGAAGCTGATCCAAATTTTCCCGACAGCATTTCACCTGCTTCCTGAATTGCAGATCCATGGTCAGGACATATGACGACACCTTTTCCTGCTGCCAAGCCATCCGCTTTGAGCACAATTGGAGGCTGAAGTCTATGGATGAACTGCAACACATCATTCATTTGATGAGATTGAAAGGCGGAATATGCAGCCGTTGGGATCTGATGCCTGGCCATAAAGGATTTAGCGTATGACTTGCTGCTTTCAAGTAATGCACCTGCTTTTCCGGGTCCGATGAGGCCTATTTTTTGTTGAGGAAATGCAGCTCGGATTTCATCCATCAGACCGTTTGCCAGAGGGGCTTCAGGACCGCAGATGACGAGATCTACATGGTTTAGTCTGATCCAATCCACGATGGCAGCGACATCGTCTGCGGCAATAGAAATATTAGTGCCCAATGATGCTGTACCTGGATTACCAGGCATCACAAATAAAGAAGACAAATGCGGACTTTGATTCAAGGACCGGGCTATGGCGTGTTCTCTCCCACCTGAGCCTAACAGGAGTACTGATTTTTTCATCGTGCGGTAAAAATAAGACGCCCTGGATTAAGATTTGACCTGTGCTTCCAGATAAGATTCAAGAGGAAGTATTTTTAAGCTCCTTTCTCTGATTTTAAATCTGTCTCCGGTAGCCAATACGTGCGTAGTAAGGTTGGACAGTGACATAGGGGTGCCAGATTCTAGAACATCATAATTGTTGTGACTGAGGTGCCTGGGATCAAATAAGATCACCATCCCTGAACCGATCACTTCACAGTCATTTCCTCTGCGGATGACAAGGCCGGTATCCTCTGCTAAACCTATACCAAGCAAGCGCGGATGTCTCGCGACTGCCTCTGCTAGGCGACCAAATCTGCCCCTCTGGATAAAATGTGTATCTATGATTACATTATCAAGCAATGACATTCCTCTGGACATCTTGATATTGCCTTTGATCAATGATTCTGGTGGACCACTGCCGGCAATCATTTCATGTGACATAGACATTGCTCCTGCGCTCGTCCCCGCCAGAACAAACTTTCCGTCCATTAATCTGGAAACGAGTTCGACATGCATCTGCGTATTGCCTATGTACTTGACTATCTTGGATTGATCTCCACCTGAGAATAGAACACAATCCGCATTGTGGATATGCCTCAAATGATTGAGATCCTCTGCAGCCTCTATACTACGGATATGCAGCACATCCACATGAGTACATCCAAGCGTCCTGAATGCGTGTAAATAATTGTTACCTACCTCAACGGGAATGCTGGAAGCTGTGGTGATGACCACAATTTTGGCTGCTGTGCCACCAGCTTCTTTGACTACACGTGAGAGAATACCCCTTTCAATGAAGTCAAGTGTGTACATTTCGTTCGGACCCATCCCTTTATCTTCGTTACCTCCTATCGGAATGAGCGTACCTTTATATTCGGTCATCTGGTTAGCAAAATGGAACCGCAAAACTAAACAAATTCATATAAACGGCTACAATGCAACGCAGCTTGAGAGCTAAGTCATTGAAAATCTTAAATTTAGGAACCTTTTTTTTGGATCTTTGCGATCGTACCCGTAGTAGAAAATCCATCGACAAAGGCCAGGCTCAACACCTTTCCTCCTTTCTCCGTCACAATATCAGCTCCTACAATTTGCTCAACTTTCCAGTCACCACCTTTGACCAAAATATCCGGCAAGAGTAGCTGAATCAATGATAATGGTGTTTCTTCGTCAAACAATACAACAAGATCTGCACATTCAAGCGCTCCCAGGAGGAGCATACGACTTTGCTCATCATTGACAGGTCTGTCGGGGCCCTTCAGTAGTTTGACACTATGGTCGGAGTTGACACCAATTACCAACCGATCACCTTGAGTCCTGGCTGCAAAAAGATATTCTATATGCCCTCGGTGCAATATATCAAAACAGCCATTGGTGAAAACGATTTCCATTCCTTGGTCCTTCCAGTGTTGAACGATTTTTGCTGCTTGTTCTCTGGTGACAATTTTATTGTGTACTTGATCAATTGTTTTCATGTGGACGGTCTATTCGTTGTAGAATTAACGATGGGCAGATAAATTAATGCCGCAATTCCCATCAAAATATTTGTAGCAAACTGAGCACTGAAAAAAGCAATATTGGCAAAGGAGAATGCATCCAATTCATTGATCCCGTAAAAACTCAGTGCGAGTATCATCAGATAATGATAACTACCCATGCCTCCAGGCGTTGGAACAACCATGCCTAAGGCAGAAAAAACATATATCAACAATGCCGCAGAAATTCCAATGTGACTGGTTGCATCAAAAGCCTTCAAAGCAAAAAGCAGCATCATGAAATACCAGAACCAAACCAATGCTGTATGCAAGAGGAAAAGATAGGGACTGTCTAATGATCCTATGGCTCTTATTCCTGAAACAAAACCTGAAAGCTTGATGCCGACCTGTCTTACAAAATGCCACTGTCTCCAGATCGACCTGCTGAAGAAAATCAGCAAAACAATAAGTAAGGAAGCGACCCCCAGAATGATCAATAGTGAGAACTTTTGGTTCATGCTCGCAAAAACATATTTTCCCAGAAAGTCCTTAAAAATATGCCATTGAATCGCCATTGCCAGAGCTATGAGGCCTAGCATGGAAACCATGTCGACCATCCTGTCCAGCACTATCGTGCCAAGTGTTTTGTCCAGACCGATCTTTTCATACTTAGACATGAAGCTCGCCCTAAAAAATTCTCCGCTGCGGGGTAAACCAAGATTGGCAAAATAAGCAATGGAAACAGATCCATAAGCATTGACAAAACGAGTTTTGTAACCCATGCTTCTTAAGATCATTTGCCATCTCAGTGATCGGCTCACATTGCTCATAGAAAATGCCACAAATATCAATGCGATATAAAACCAGTTCACAGAGCTAAAGTCCTTCCAGAGCTTGTCTTTTAAGCTGCACTTTTCAATTGGAATTTCATGTGAGCTGCAGTATAAGAAGTAAGCATCCCTCTGTCCATGGTAGATATACCACATGATAAATAAGCCAAGGCCCAGAAATAAAATAAATTGCAGAATTTGTTTGAGAAGTCGAGGCAAAATTTATGATTTCAGGCGATTTTGTTCATCTACATAAACTGTAGTGGGATGAAAACCTTTAGCCTCTTCCGGTGTCATGAAAGCATAAGAAATAATGATCAAAATATCGCCTACCTCAGCCTTGCGAGCCGCGGCCCCATTCAGGCAAATGCGTCCTGAATTTGGCTCGCCTTTGATCACATAAGTCTCGAATCTTTCGCCGTTGTTGTTATTGACAATCTGGACTTTTTCTCCCTCATAAATGTCAGCGGCTTTCATCAACACTTCGTCGATAGTGATACTTCCCACATAATTCAAATTTGCCTCTGTGACAAAAGCACGGTGGATTTTTGATTTAAAAAATTGAAGAAACATGGCGCAAATGTAGCAAATTAATTTCTGCTCTATCAACAGCAGTCATAGGGTAGATAGTTCAAAATTAGAGTGATTTGAGGATAAGATTGTCGATCAGCCTTATATCATTTGCCCATGCAGCCGTAAGTACTACAATATATTCTGATTTTTGACTATCGACAACACTTTGTAAGTTGTTTCCATCTACAATTTCAAGATATTCTGGCCTCAGCCCTTCGTCTTCCATCATTTTCCAGGCATGATTTTTTAAAATCTCCAGGGGATATTTTCCAAATTCGTCTTTAATTTTGGACAAAGCTTTGTAAATCACCACGGATTTCTTTCTCATTTGCGGACTTAATCTCATATTGCGAGAGCTCATAGCAAGACCATCAGATTCTCTCAATGTTGGCGCTAAGACGAGCTGTACCGGTAAATTGAGGCTCCTTATCATCAGTTGCACCAGGGACACCTGTTGAAAATCTTTCTGCCCCATGATTAAAAGATCAGGCTTTACGATATCCAGCAGCCTTTTGACTACTTGCAGCATCCCATCAAAATGTCCAGGACGAAAAACTCCTTCCATCACCTTATCCAGACCTTGAAGGTCGATCTGCACTCTCGTGTCCAGTTGTGGAGGATAAATCTCTTCGATTGAGGGAGCAAACAAGACATCACATTTGTATGACCTGAGCAGAGCGGTGTCTTTATCTAACATTCGTGGATATTTGAGTAAATCCTGCATGTTATTAAATTGTGTTGGATTGACAAAAAGGCTACACACCGTTTTCGCACCCATCTCCCTCCCAATTTGGATAAGTGAGACATGCCCTTGGTGCAAAGCGCCCATGGTAGGAGCAAATGCGATCTTTTCACCCTTAGCCCTCAACAGTGCCAGATGCGCTTGGAGAGGTTTGACCGTTTTATATATTTTCATGAATCGGGAAAAAAAGCAAACGTACAATTTTTTTAAAGATTAATTCAATCTGTATCTGCACCGGACAATTAATTTTGCGGGAACATGATTGCATTGATTCAGAAAAGAATAACGTGGAGTATCATACTTCTCATTCAGACATTATTTTTATTCAAATATTTATATAGAATTGCAGGTGAATGGTCTTATGTGTTGTGTTTTACTTTTCTACTCGGAATGGTTTATCTGATCCAAAATGAAAGAATAAATCAGTTTACACTGCACAGAAAGATGCTTGCATTATTTATCGGTGCATTTTTAGTCATGATCATGTTTTTATTGTCGAGGATTCCATTTGAGAATCTTCAGGTTGATCGTTGGAGTGTGATCAGCTCATTTTGGACACAGGTTTTTCATCATCAATATGCTTATGAGGCGATTTCACATTTGGGTAATCATCCGGGTCCTCTACCATTTTATTTTATTGTTTCACTACCTTTTTACCTGATTGGAGATGTGGCACTTCTTTCTTTGGCAAGTTTGCTTGTATTCATTTATTATCTTGCTCATAAAAAAAACAACAGCTTCCTTTTTATTTCAACTCTTTTTGTTTTTCCCGTTTTCGTTTATGAAGTGTTAACCAGAAGTACGATATTGACTTTTAGTTTGATCTGCCTGATATATTTTGACTTTCTGTTTTCAACTGACAAAAAATCAAATATTAGTAGTATTTTATTTTCAGCCGTACTTGGTGGAATGGTCCTCTGTACTAGAAATGTTTATGGCGGCCTTTTTCTGATAAGTTCAGTTTATTTTCTTTTGGAGAATTATTTTGGCACAGTCACTAAATGGATTCTATGGAATTCCGTCGTACTGACATCTTTTTGTTTATTGTTTTTACCTTTTATTTGGGGTCATACGCAAGTTTGGCAACAATACAATCCATTTCTAACGCAATCTGATAAGCTTTTTCCTGAATATCTTTCGATAATAGTATTATTGATAGCACTGGGTTCCGGTTGTTGGATCAATGTAAAAAACTACAATTTTATATTTGGTTCATGGCTATTCCTGGTAGCTTTGATCTATATGGGTGATGTGACTGCGACATATGGTTGGAATGAAGCTTTTTTTTCTTCTAAGGCGGACATCACTTATTTTATTCTTGGAATTCCTTTTTTATATGCACATCTCGCTTCAGAGGAAACTGCTGTAGCTATCAAAATATAAGCGTATTCGAAATTTAAAGGAATGTTTTTCTGATTACCATTTCGAATACTGGATATTTTTCTTTGATTTCTGAAGCACTGTCACTATTGTGAATTTTGTAGTCTTCTTTGAAGCCAATAGTGTGACACTGGATGTTGTAGTGTGGTGCTTTGAGCTGTATGAATTCTCTGATCAACTCCTGTACATCAAAATCAATATACTTTGAATCTGAAGCATCTAAAATCACTGAAGAGTTTTTTGGTAAATGATCTAACATCTTTCTTATTTCCGCTTTATTGAGGAAGGATACTTCTTCTGAAAAATGCACGAGTACCAGGTCTTTATTTTCGGTCTGTTCTGTGAAGATTACAAATGAATTTTTAAAATTTCCAACCAAAATGGCGGAGACGCTGGTCGCAAGCCCGATTGCTACACCATACAACAAGTCGGTAAAAACAATCGCGAGTACTGTTACCACAAATGGCACCCATTGGTATTTACTTTTTGGAAGAAACCAATGAAAATAGAGGGTTTGCATAATTTAAAGCCGGTGAGCAATAAGATAGATGCCAGAGCAGCCAAAGGGATCATGTTCAGCAATGAAGGAATTCCTATAACACAAATGAGGAGTATGATACCGTGGATGATAGTTGCAAATTTAGATTGCGCGTTTGCATTAAAATTGGCACTACTTCTGACGATGACGCTGGTGATAGGAAGTCCTCCGAGAAGACCGGAGAGTATATTACCTATTCCCTGTGCCAACAGCTCTCGATTGGGATTTGTTACCCTCCTTTGGCGATCCAACTTGTCGATCGCTTCCACACTCAGCAAGCTCTCAATTGATGCAACAATGGCTATAGTT from Saprospiraceae bacterium includes these protein-coding regions:
- the rfaE2 gene encoding D-glycero-beta-D-manno-heptose 1-phosphate adenylyltransferase, which codes for MKTIDQVHNKIVTREQAAKIVQHWKDQGMEIVFTNGCFDILHRGHIEYLFAARTQGDRLVIGVNSDHSVKLLKGPDRPVNDEQSRMLLLGALECADLVVLFDEETPLSLIQLLLPDILVKGGDWKVEQIVGADIVTEKGGKVLSLAFVDGFSTTGTIAKIQKKGS
- a CDS encoding cyanophycinase, with protein sequence MTEYKGTLIPIGGNEDKGMGPNEMYTLDFIERGILSRVVKEAGGTAAKIVVITTASSIPVEVGNNYLHAFRTLGCTHVDVLHIRSIEAAEDLNHLRHIHNADCVLFSGGDQSKIVKYIGNTQMHVELVSRLMDGKFVLAGTSAGAMSMSHEMIAGSGPPESLIKGNIKMSRGMSLLDNVIIDTHFIQRGRFGRLAEAVARHPRLLGIGLAEDTGLVIRRGNDCEVIGSGMVILFDPRHLSHNNYDVLESGTPMSLSNLTTHVLATGDRFKIRERSLKILPLESYLEAQVKS
- a CDS encoding flippase-like domain-containing protein, which codes for MPRLLKQILQFILFLGLGLFIMWYIYHGQRDAYFLYCSSHEIPIEKCSLKDKLWKDFSSVNWFYIALIFVAFSMSNVSRSLRWQMILRSMGYKTRFVNAYGSVSIAYFANLGLPRSGEFFRASFMSKYEKIGLDKTLGTIVLDRMVDMVSMLGLIALAMAIQWHIFKDFLGKYVFASMNQKFSLLIILGVASLLIVLLIFFSRSIWRQWHFVRQVGIKLSGFVSGIRAIGSLDSPYLFLLHTALVWFWYFMMLLFALKAFDATSHIGISAALLIYVFSALGMVVPTPGGMGSYHYLMILALSFYGINELDAFSFANIAFFSAQFATNILMGIAALIYLPIVNSTTNRPST
- a CDS encoding aspartate 1-decarboxylase, with the protein product MFLQFFKSKIHRAFVTEANLNYVGSITIDEVLMKAADIYEGEKVQIVNNNNGERFETYVIKGEPNSGRICLNGAAARKAEVGDILIIISYAFMTPEEAKGFHPTTVYVDEQNRLKS
- a CDS encoding pantoate--beta-alanine ligase — its product is MKIYKTVKPLQAHLALLRAKGEKIAFAPTMGALHQGHVSLIQIGREMGAKTVCSLFVNPTQFNNMQDLLKYPRMLDKDTALLRSYKCDVLFAPSIEEIYPPQLDTRVQIDLQGLDKVMEGVFRPGHFDGMLQVVKRLLDIVKPDLLIMGQKDFQQVSLVQLMIRSLNLPVQLVLAPTLRESDGLAMSSRNMRLSPQMRKKSVVIYKALSKIKDEFGKYPLEILKNHAWKMMEDEGLRPEYLEIVDGNNLQSVVDSQKSEYIVVLTAAWANDIRLIDNLILKSL